Genomic window (Juglans microcarpa x Juglans regia isolate MS1-56 chromosome 2S, Jm3101_v1.0, whole genome shotgun sequence):
caatgGGTTATAAATAAGGGGGAACATTTAACTTGGAAAAGCATTTTGACAAATAATTTGTGCTTGccatttgttaattgttattcACAGCACAACTCTCAAGTAAAGGATTGTGAGAAAGGTAGCTTTATAGCTCTTGATGTGGAAATCTATATTGGAAAATGATCCCAACTAAACTTACCACCCTCCCCAAACTCCTTTGTTGTTTATCCCCCAAACTTCTTTATACACAAAGATTTCAGAAGAGTTTATTACTTCTCTTCTTTTGGCTCTCCAAGGGTTCTCTTTTCTTCTAGAAACCTCATTTGTTCTTCATCTCCCATTTCAAAACCCAGCATTTTTACACAATCTTATTACAACCATTAATAACAAATTTACAAATCCTGCAAATATTTCGACAACTTAATCATTCAGCATCCCCGGGTCTCATTGTCATGCTTCTGAGACACAGATTGATTCTCAACCACCTCTCCCCTACAAGACCCATAAACACTTTTAGGCAACCTTTGATTCAAtatcaaatctctctctctctccccaagtGGGATTCCGCAACTCCAATTAATACATATTGATCAGACCATCATTGACACACTGCATGCTAGTGCTTAAACTCAGTTTTGACAAGCCAATTGAACAATTGTGGTTGCTCCTAAGCACTCTTAAGCCCTTTTTGTTCTTCAATTCAAAAGACTTCTTATGCTAATATCATCATCATTCATAGAGCATGCAATTTAGCAAAATGTGCACATTATATCTTCAAAATGCGGAGAGACCTAGATATAGATTAGGGCTATGCATAAAGGGCTTTTGCTCGCACCGTTCGTAACACCCGATCCTTCCAATCCGAATAAATACGGGTTTATCGGGTCAAAGTTTAATAACGGGTTTAGAAATGTTGAAATTGTTGAAACCAAAAACCTCTATGAATCTCCTCCCCACTGTGAAACCCTACCCACTATCGCCCTCTTCAGCTtctctccatttcatttcagtCCATTAGTCTTCACGCCGAGCACCACCAATGCCTTGCCACTGATAatcctctctctcgctctctctagACTAAGTTCGTTAGTCCGTCAGTCCATCAGTCACTATGAATTGATTGCAATATTTCTTGATGATATTTGCCATTTGGGAGAGttgctatttttcttttgggccGATTGCATGCACAAAAATGGGAGAAAATCATCTacctttacaaaataaaaaattaaggaaaaaaaaaaaagaaatgggtccAGAAGAATTACCTCTTCCTTATGCTCTGGGTTGCTGGGATTTGACGAACAACACAACTTCAGGGTAGGCCAGGATTTGGGCTCTTCAGGCAGAGGCATGTATCTTTGCCTATCATCTGCTTTGGTGCATCTCTGTTgggaaaaaaatagcaatagaTGAAAGTGATCCTTGTTTCACCAAGGTCAAAGTCGGGCCAATCCttcaaataaatcattttggaagatgaagagaaCGAAGTAGTAGTAGAGGAAACGATCCCATTAAGTTGAAGTAGTAGTAGAGAAAACAATCCAATTAAGTTAACGCAGAGGAGCTTTCAGGGATATTGTAGAAGCATCATTTCTATTTGAACTCGTTGAGGCCCTTTTCTGTGCATGACCTTTGGGTTGCTAAAGAGTGAACCTGAGCACTTCACTTTCTCGCATTTCTTGGCAGTACTCTCCTCCAGGGTTTGCTCTTGTCAGTTGGATCTAAAGATCTATGTGAGATTTGAGATATTTATCTCTTCGTCTTCATGTTTCTTGGTGTCTGGTCCCACTCTTCATGTTTCTGTGCACAACTTGGGCCTCTAATTAAGTCTGATGTAGTGGGcaaacaagattaaaaaaaatattttttttaaataaaaaggatCCGACCCTACCAGTTCAGTGCGGGTCGGATTGAATCGGTTTAGCGCACAAATAGTTTTGGGTCGGGTCGGACTGGGTCCAAACCCGGTTACTATCCATCGGGTTGCAGCCTAATATAGATCATCGGCATTGGGATTTAGCTTCAAACCTTTATGTATTAAGAAGGGGAcagatttttggattttttttttttaaattctgttttataattttatttaacgtTTTTCAATGATTAGTCGCTACAAGATCTTCATTTAGAAGCttacccaaaaacaaaattgtcATGGAGGTAGTTTTCTCATCCCTTTTAGTGACAGATGGATTCTTATTGTTTAGGTGAAAAGGTACATTGATGTTTATTCAGCTTCATCTCCCTCCGGATTTTCCCTTGAAGACTTGTTGTGatgcattattatttattttatttagactTGTTGTGatgcattattatttattttattttttataaattgatgtctTGCATTATGATGTAAataacaatgtaatatgtagtatgCATGTATTGTGTGTTGatgtagtattatttattttgtataaaacaataataaacataatgcctataaaaaaaaaaagccttttgaattgttaagaatattatctaaaaaaaaaaaaaataccttttaaaaagtgattgaatatttttgtaaaaaaaaaaaaaattggatattaAACATGAtatgcaaatttaaaaaaaaagtactataaaaatatctttaaaagctTTAAAatgtctttaaaaaaaaaaagtaataaaccGGTTACAACCCAGATATTCGGGTTTACATTTGGTTACCATATGGGTTTTTTCCGGATTTATCCGGGCAGATAACCGTCCGGTTTTTAAAATCCGAATACGGATTCATTTATGGCCGGTTATTCGGATCAGGATATGTATCTGGTTGCACACCCCTAGATGACATGCAATAACTTTGATTTGATTTAAAGatctacaaaagtaaattcataaattaacatgaCTATATCTGATACATTAGATCTAATTTATAAGAGCAATGTTACATATAGTCCTCATTTAGGGATTGCAATGTAAGTctagataattttatctttaaaattttttaaaatataaaaatattcttcttaaaatgatattttttctcatttaataaaaggctTGTACATACAGTTCTCACTTGgagactgtaaatataatttctcaatttataataaaaataattttaaaatttaatgtatcacattaaattacgtcaatttataaatttatttttataaaatctctttatagctAAAATTagctataaatatttttctttgatttattgttgtcgtttgtttttattggtTCGTGCATTTAAACTTCGGGTCAATTACGTCTCATGAGGCGGGCCGGGTCCGGATTGTTCCGAGAGGCCACAGGCTTCTACAGTTCTTTCCATCTATGCCCTATCCTTCCGTGATGTAGGGCCGAAAAATGACGTCgtcgtcctctctctctctctctctctctctctctctctctatatatatatatatattctacgtTGCTTCCAGCAGCTGCTATTGCTGACCCTTAAACCCTAATCTCCGCGTCTaaccaaaaaccctaatcccCTTTCTCTTGCCAATCATCCACACCAAAAATGGTACTCTCCTCTGTCTCTCTCGATTTATTTGATTTGGGTTCAGTTTGTTGATCATGCATTTTGCTGTTATATATGAATTTTCAGACAGGAGAGGCGGTAAATCCTAAAGCGTACCCTTTGGCCGATGCGCAGCTCACAATCACAATAATGGATCTTGTTCAACAAGCCGCCAACTACAAGCAGCTCAAGAAGGGTGCTAATGAAGGTCTCTGCTTTCTTCTCCCCAATTACATATTGATGTCTTTGCTTTGCTCCTTAGAGAAAGTggttttcttgagttttgtcccccgaaaaactaaaatttgaaaacttgtTTATGATTTCAATGTTATGAGTGGAAATTGGAATTAGAAGGTGCTTGGTTGTTagggaatttttttattttattttattgatttgtatGGTTTTCTTAATGCGGTTTCAGCTACGAAAACACTTAACAGGGGTATTTCTGAGTTCATAGTGATGGCCGCGGACACAGAGCCGCTTGAGATTCTTCTCCATCTTCCATTGCTTGCCGAAGATAAggtattttttcctttccttaatCACTGCGCGTGATGACGTACTCGTTTGTCGTTTAAGTGTTTAATTTAAGATGTGCCATCGGTTTTAGGTCTTGTTAGCTTCTGTATAATTAGTTTAGCATGCGTTTCGAAAACAGTGTCTATTTATATGCTTGCTGTTTTGCCTGTTTGCATATTTATGGATGATGGTCAAATTTACCTTACATATTGATCATTGTTTTCAACAAAATTGGATTGCTTGGTTGATTAATttttaacatgtatatataatgtgatgcaattgtaatttaattaaatgtgcTGTCACGATTTTGGTTTGTTTGTGTAATTGTGTAGGaaagttttaaagatatgaatgttttgtttttctgaaaataactTGTGGTTTGAATTAGGGCTGCCTTTACCTGCTCCCCCCATTACAGATATTCTTAGATCGTAAGGGGCAGACTTTTTTTATAGATGCCAGAAAAAAATTATACCCTTCTCATTGCTCAGTACAACAATAGATCACTGATTACCCCATGACTCTCATCCATATGACAGGTTGAACACTATAGCTCTATTCTTGTTGAATTGGTTCACCTCATTTCTTAATTTAGCCTTCGGTATTTTTTGGGTAGACTGAGGCAGTTGATGAGTATATATCTGCTAAGATAGTATAGTTTTTGTgggtatattattttttcaaggtAAATGGTAGGGGCTTTTGCAAAAGAGCTGGATGAAGTATATTTTGGCACTACGTTGGCATATGGTTTTAAGATATTTCTCATTAGAATGAAACAAAgaagagatttttattttcctcatATGGATGCATTATGTCCATCTTAAGAACAAAATATATCTTATACTTTGTGCTTGGAATTTTTCATCAATTTCAAGTTTGTTAAACTAATCATGCTTGGATTAGTTCCAGACTAGCCTCTTGACCATCTATTAGATTTTTTGTCTCTTGAATGTTTGAGTTGTCTGATTTGCATCTGTAGTCTTTGTTTTGCATTATTGTGGCCcaaaattgttttatattttggtgCTTCCCTTTACTgcataaataacaaaattgaaTACCCCCAGAAGAGAATACTAATGGATTGGTGTTTGGTTGGTGTATAAATGGAAGCTTTTTGTGACTTCTATCTCGTTTAGGTTATGAACActgaaatttttatgttattaagATTCACTGCAGATAGATGTATGCTGTTGATTCTAGAAAGGTTGACATTGGAatcaacttataaaataaaataattcacgAGTTACCTGGGACATATCTTACATGAACTGTAGCAGTCTTGATTAATAGTATCTCTTTCATACTGGGGAAGAATTTTGGatacattttttgtttaacttgaGCTGGGGATCTTATCTCTGTTTGAGCTATGAAACACATGCTCCTACTTATCCCATGCAGTTCTTTCATGTTAAGGCCATGGGGCTTAATGTTCAACTACTTTGTTTTATCTCCCTAAATAAGagctaaaaaaaagaattgaatttTAGGATATGTATCTGCTATATAGTCAGATTTTTCCCTTGGTTCCACCCAATGTGTTACGATCCATGATACaattcattttgaattttgcagAATGTACCCTATGTTTTTGTTAGTTCAAAGCAAGCGCTTGGCCGAGCTTGCGGAGTTACCAGGCCTGTTATTGCCTGTTCTGTAACAACAAATGAGGGAAgccaattgaaatcccaaataCAACAACTCAAGGTACACATTGTACCGATTGCCTTCTGACCATGTTGTATTCAATCTATTTCGCGCTTCCTTTTCTTTGTTGAATTTGGCCGTGGATTCTGAGATTTTGAGTGTAAAATGCAGGATGCCATTGAGAAGCTTTTGATCTGAAGTGTAATGGAGTGCATGTTCGGTATGATGGGCTTCTTGGATCATATTGGTCGCACGATCAGAGGCTTTGACTGAAGTTTTGCTATGAGTGTCgtatattaagatttttatttctatGCGATGTGAGCAAATATTCTTGAAATTATATTTGCTACCAGTAGTATGCAGGAATGATGCTTTTTTTAATCCCAAATGTTTATGTAATTTGTTTGCTTGTTGGCTGCGGTTCAAATTGCCAACAtacttcctcttttcttttcttttttttaatctcctcTCCTCGTTTTGTTACTCTTTTGAAGTGTAATGGCGTTGACTTATTGATCATGAATTAAGCTTTTTGGTCTATATGCTGTCTGCCTATAAGTTCGTGTTTCTTGAGTTTGATTCCTTACTCGAAGTTTCCCGGCGACTTTGTGGTCTACCTTGGATGTAAAATCAGGTGTAATTAAATCTAATCTAATATCCTCTGGTATTGAGGGAATTGCATGTATAGAGATTAAAAAAGGAATTGATCTGATTCAGGTCATAATCCATATGGGATTTCCAAAATTACTAATAGAAGGTCGGCCTCAACGAATCGTAGAATTACAAATAAatgtacaaaaataatttaattgtgtGAACAGAAAACTTAACATTGTTGTTACAAGAATTACAAACCGACATCCTAATATTCTTGTAGAATTTATAGCCGGACAACTAAAGAATAGAGTTTCATTTCAAAAAGCAATGAAAAAGGTTATTGAATTAATTGAATAAGCAGGTACAAAAGGAATTCAAGTAAAAATTACAGGACGTATCGATGGATCAGAGAAGGTAGGTTCCTCTACAAACAATTTGAGCTAAAATTGATAGAGGTTATTTAGCCTTGAGTCAAGGTTTGACTCAATTGGTATTGGTTACAGGTGTTTGATTAATTAAAGGGGATTAGGCTATCAACAACTGTGACCAATACCAATTATTACCAATTCTAAACAAAAACTATTGGCTATTAACTAACAACATTATAATGTAATATGTTAAAACAAGGCATATTCGGATACTAAATTCATATTAAACAAGTCGTTATCAATTAAGTGGGCGTGCCGGAGTGGTTATCGGGCATGACTAGAAATCATGTGGGCTTTGCCCGCGCAGGTTCGAATCCTGCCGCCCACGACTTTTTTAACTCTCAAACTAAGGTATGAATAttctaatgaaaaataaataaatagaaagaaTCACAATAACAGTAGCTAATGCCTAATACATAATTTAATACTTAGTCATGATTTTCATATCAATGggatatattcaaaatattgcatATAAACCCAATCTCCGACACCATTTTATTAAGTTAAAACTtcagttaagatgagtttaacttttttttttataggaagttgaaaaagtaacaAGTCTCataaataattagtttgagataaattgagataaagtTTGGATCAACAATCAAACATAATCTAAAATGTCTACTTCAACAATCTCTTGTTGTCGTTGTCCGTTGTCCTTGATCTTCTTGCCTGCCATTCTCAAccaaacttcttttttttttttttattattttttttttctgccgAAGATAAGCTATgaactgttaatatcaaatgcCGATCTTCTACCATGGAGAGAGATGGGAGTTTTGATATCCCACCAGCATCCTCACTGCTTTCTTCATTGGCTCCGTAATGATCTCTCAGTCTCTCCCCATATATGACCGCCTGATCATTCCTTTCTTGAGGAAATCATCCAATGGGGTCGAACGTACGTACAAGCAAATCTAATCGTATACCATACCATACCCTATTATTTCCATTGTTGCATTGAAATGCTATCATTTCTCAGGTTTTACCAGTTTGCAGAAAATGAGGATTGGCCTGTTTTTCGCCATGTTAGGAATGACTGCTGCATCAATGGTTGAGACGGAAAGGTTGTTGGTGGCTAGAGATTATAGAGGCAACATGGAAACTCTCCCAATAACTGCTTTCTACCTTCGTCCACAGCTCATCTCGGTTGGGATTGGGGAGTCATTCATGTCCACTGGCCATCTTAATTTCTTTACTACAGTCACCAAAAGGGATGAAAGCATTTGGAAGCAGCATTTTGGTGAAGATAGTAGATAGTCACAGAAAAGCATGGTTGGCTGTGAAATCACTTgttctaaaagtttaaattgatagGAAGAAGtagcttttattatttattttatatcttaacactctctTTCATGTGTAGGCCAAACTCTCTCTCAATGGGTGATCCAACAcgcaaaatatttaattaaatgagattgGGTGTAGAGTTGGAGTTTGCACTCAGAATTTCTGCTCCGATACCATATGAAATTAGCACctatcccaaaagtttaaatagatgagaagagatatattttattatttattttatatctttacaTTGGCTAGCCCctaagaaaaatgatagcaGATTGGACTGTTTCTATGCTCTGCTAGCTGTGTTACTGTGTTATGATTCATCGATTTGGCATTTTATCTGGTTTGCGCAGCATGGTATAAGCCACGTCTTGAGGAAAATGCTCAGAAGACGGAAGAAAAATGTGTGATGGGTCAGGTGAAAACCttgttttttccctttgttgTTGAACTTCCTTCTGTACCAATGTTTTTCAGTTATCAGTTAGCACTCTTGCAATAGCAAAAAGTATTTCTCGTCCCTGCTGGACTTGTAACGCATCTATGTTTATGTTGTTGGAGTACGTACGCTGCTTGTTCAATAAAAGGAACTCGTCTTTTTTCCTGTACCTTTAACGGACTCTATTTCCATtctaaagagtaatgctatatatagttgtgaaatgcataaacatcgtgcactcatttttaaaaatagtaaaatttactattaaaaaattaacttttttttttcatgtggattatgtatttattcatttttttcaaagtgattgtacaACACTTGcatactcacgactgcaagtattatttctcttctttaaaAGCTCACATTGGGTTTGGCCCAAGAGAAATGAGAAAGTAGAAGGGAAGTGAGGGGGAAGAAGggataaggttttttttttttttttttttttttttttttttttttatgtcgtaACCTCTACAAGGCAGAGCCCTTCAGATCCACTTCTGCAGAGTAAATTCCGATCCCGTGCACCACACTCTCGGAAGTTTTCCTACacgaaactggttaaatcgaTAACTTTTCACCAAGGGTATGACCCTGATGAATTATTTGCACCTATGAAGTGTTGAACATTGGAGGAAGTGATAGCCAATACCAGGGAAGAAGGGATAAGTGAAGTAAACCTCTCACCAATGATTCTCTATCCAAAACAAGAGGAGCAGTAACCAAGAGAccaaaaacaaaacctaaggcCATATATCCAAAACGAATCTTGCCACATCTGTTTAAGCAACTTTAATGACATGGTAGGTTTTTTAAAAGTTCTTTTCCTCCATGACCAAATCTACCTAGCAAGGATGAAGAGGAGGATGACAAATCCTAGCCTCCTAATTCAGGTTTCTCACATGAAGATAGCGGTAGGCAAACCAAGAGTagtaaaatcaaataaaaactcTATTAGCTTCATCTCAAGTGCTGCATTAGAAAATCTCAAAGGTCAGGCTTTTGTCATTTTAAGACCTTACTGCTCAAGAGTGTACAATTAAATGAATCAATGCCAATGGATTGACAGAACTTAGGATGAGAAGAGCTTCCTTCAATAGAGAAGCAGCATTTCCCTCTATGGTTTTACACGAGAATTAATTCTGGATCCTTTACCATAGCATATATATAAGCAACAAACTCCTCCAATATGGAAATTGACCATAGGCTATAATTGcattttgagtaatgttacatatagtcgTGGAGTGCACAAGTGATgcgcaatcgttttgaaaaagagtgaggtccattttttatatgaatctcatatttactcatttttttcaaagagattgtgcagcacttgcgcactccataactgcaaatatcatttctcttgcaTTTTTAGCAACTGCCCATAATACTTTTTCAAGTCAAATTAAGAAAGATGACATCAAGCCTCAATTCTATATCAAATAGTTTGACATCTATTAATCCGTGAGACAGTGTTATAAAgcatatataatgaaataagagTTGGAAGTGAGACCAACAGCAACAAGGCATCAATATAAACATGCAGATATATAGTAGGAACAAAGAAACAAGCTACCAGCACATAAGAACACATACATGATGTCAATAAGAAACATATAAACATACTCATAAATAGGTCACTAATCATCCATAAAAGTTTCAAAGCATCCATAAAAGTTCATTCTTCAATCACAAAAACGAATAAGGCAGTATAGGTGACATAAATTCATTAACTTTGAAATTCCATTAACACACAGTCGACACTACTttaaataagaacaaaaaggaACAAACCTAATACCACATACCCAAAATAAAAACCCCATCAAGACGAGCAAGCAACTCGATTTAGATCTCCGGTTTCATTCACTCGTCTTTCCAAATCTCTCTGTTCTAAATTTCTAATCCTCATTTCCCTTGAAAATAAAGGAATTAGCAAACGAATCAATCTTGCGTTTCGCTCTTCTTGCCTGTCCCTTCACCTTCTTTCTCCTCCAACAACCTCCCTGCCTCCTCGTCGGCCTGCTGCGCCTTCTTCTGCGCTTCTGCGGCCTTGAGCGCCTGCAACTTGGAGTGATTGTAATACGCAACACCCAGGAACGCTATAAAGTAGCCAAACAAATTGATGGGAGTCACTGTGTCCTTGATTACCGACCAAGAGAATGCAATCAAAAGCCAATCCTTCACCACACCGGCGACATTCATGGTCAGTGCGGAGGTTTTCCCCACCAGCAAGAACACGGCCAAATTCAACGCAAAGGCGCAGAGGGAATTGGTCCCGAAGATCACGAAATCCAGATGGAAACTGGAAGTGTCCCTCAACAAAGGGTATTCCATTATCATCCACGGCAAGGACAAGAACACCAAACAACACGGCGCGACATAGAAAAGCGACGTGATGGGGTTCAAGCTAATACCTTTGGAATTCAACAAAATCTGGATCAAGACCAGCCGGGTGGCCTCGAATGCGACAGCCAGGAGCTGCAGCATCACGCCCCAAGAGTCGAACTTGGCCTCGCCGTAGGCGGCGATGGCGACGCCGAGGGAGATGGAGACCATGTTGAGCATGGTGTCGGACTTGAAAGTGTCCTTTTTGAAGACAAGGCCGATGGAGTAGACGGAGACGGGCATGAGGGCCTTGAGCATCTGGATGAAGGAGACAGAGAGGTAGATATAAGCGGAATTGGAGAACCAGAGGGAGAGGGAGTAGAGGGCGCCGATGGGGACGACGGACCTAATGTAGAGGTCTCGGGTCATGGAGGCGGGCTCCTCCACGACCTTGAAGACGCGGACGAGGAGGTAGGCGATGGAGGAGCAGAAGGCCATGTGAATCATGGTAAGCGAGATCGGGAAGGGCCAATTGTAGAGCTTGCGATCCAAGATGTACTTGTTGTAGACGATGACCGAGAAGCTGAGGGCGATCCAGATCGTCACGTATAGGTAGGAGAGAATAGCTTTTCTCATGACGCCATCGGAGAGAGCCATTTTTTTGGGGAGGAGGAAATGGGAAATCTGGAAACCCAAAACCTTAACCTCTGTGAGAGAATATGTAGACGAGTTGGGCGAATGGGGACAGGGGAATTGCGATTGAAGTGTTACTGAGGTTAAGGTGTGGAGGACTATGAGATTAGGTCTGGTTCATGTCCTGTGTTACGGAAGATAAAAACCATAGTACAACAAAATTACTAGGAATTCTCCTAAGGATGCATCTCGTGatactctctctcatcactcgcGCTTATATCTCATGCttaattgtatttataaatcaattgaagttttaaaaaaattactagttGATTTGTAGTAATAccgataaatgatatttacagttat
Coding sequences:
- the LOC121251694 gene encoding NHP2-like protein 1 yields the protein MTGEAVNPKAYPLADAQLTITIMDLVQQAANYKQLKKGANEATKTLNRGISEFIVMAADTEPLEILLHLPLLAEDKNVPYVFVSSKQALGRACGVTRPVIACSVTTNEGSQLKSQIQQLKDAIEKLLI
- the LOC121251693 gene encoding probable sugar phosphate/phosphate translocator At4g32390, with the protein product MALSDGVMRKAILSYLYVTIWIALSFSVIVYNKYILDRKLYNWPFPISLTMIHMAFCSSIAYLLVRVFKVVEEPASMTRDLYIRSVVPIGALYSLSLWFSNSAYIYLSVSFIQMLKALMPVSVYSIGLVFKKDTFKSDTMLNMVSISLGVAIAAYGEAKFDSWGVMLQLLAVAFEATRLVLIQILLNSKGISLNPITSLFYVAPCCLVFLSLPWMIMEYPLLRDTSSFHLDFVIFGTNSLCAFALNLAVFLLVGKTSALTMNVAGVVKDWLLIAFSWSVIKDTVTPINLFGYFIAFLGVAYYNHSKLQALKAAEAQKKAQQADEEAGRLLEEKEGEGTGKKSETQD